A part of Fulvitalea axinellae genomic DNA contains:
- a CDS encoding type I restriction endonuclease subunit R — MQTLPPDTPVMTENKKSGYQSEAVLENKLIQKLVEMGYKPANLPDERALIQNLRTQLEAHNKTSFSDTEFAQIQNTLAKGSSVFEKSKALRTKQEYVRDDGTTAYYHFLDTDHWCRNRFQVVQQVTMEGKYKNRYDVTLLINGLPLVQIELKRRGLELKEAFNQTGRYQKHSYGAGMGLFQYIQIFVISNGVNTKYYANNRKQSFKQTFFWSDKENQPKKELLDDFTPAFLEPCHLAKMVCKYIVLNQTDKILMVLRPYQYYAVEAIVDKVKNSNKNGYIWHTTGSGKTLTSFKASQIIRDMPEVDKVVFVVDRRDLDYQTIREFDAFSPGCVEANERTRDLVDKFGDDTKLIVTTLQKLNNAVTRRYKNRMEARASQSVVFIFDECHRSQFGDTHKTICEFFPKHQMFGFTGTPIFAENAAKNRLGKRTTKDLFGEALHKYVITDAIRDENVLRFSVEYIGRYRKKSSATLLDIEVEDIDRKELMDSPKRLEKIVDYIIANHPRKTYGSNAVARLQPCDSSASKAPALPQTKNQKPNFTGMFCVSNVETLIKYYEFFQEKKNQGLHKLTIGTIFSYQPNEADQDADGYFDNEEVTPHSREKLDEFIGHYNSRFNTKYSTKDPETFQNYYKDLSKRVKNREIDILLVVNMFLTGFDSKPLNTLYVDKNLKHHGLIQAYSRTNRILNEKKSQGNIVVFRNLKEATDKAITLFSNKDAVEEILMEPFENYLDYFEEAYRKLLSIAPTVDAVDRLPSEKEELDFIQAFRKLMRLKNTMRTFAEFEWEQLAMDEQTFEDYKSKYLDLYDKARQPKEKVSVLDDVDFELELIHRDQINVAYILRLLAELKNEPQGESEEKKKAILDLIGGEATLRSKRELIEKFIEENLPQIRDTDTIPDEFDVFWEKETQEALTRMIDGEGLSRPKTVQKIKEYLHTPKTIQQHEALDMLQKQPSILLRKKIGQQIINAFNTFFETFIHNTP; from the coding sequence ATGCAGACCTTGCCCCCGGATACGCCCGTCATGACGGAAAACAAAAAATCAGGCTACCAATCCGAAGCCGTGCTCGAAAACAAGCTAATCCAAAAGCTTGTCGAAATGGGCTACAAGCCCGCCAACCTCCCCGACGAACGCGCCCTGATCCAAAACCTGAGAACGCAACTCGAAGCCCACAACAAGACAAGCTTCTCCGACACCGAATTTGCGCAAATCCAGAACACCCTCGCCAAAGGCTCCTCCGTATTCGAAAAGTCGAAAGCCCTCCGCACCAAGCAGGAATACGTTCGCGACGACGGCACCACGGCCTACTACCATTTCCTCGATACCGACCATTGGTGCCGTAACCGCTTTCAGGTCGTCCAGCAGGTGACCATGGAAGGCAAATACAAAAACCGCTACGACGTCACCCTGCTCATCAACGGGCTTCCCCTCGTCCAGATCGAACTCAAGCGCCGGGGCCTAGAGCTCAAGGAGGCTTTCAACCAGACCGGCCGTTACCAAAAACACTCCTACGGAGCGGGAATGGGCCTGTTCCAGTATATCCAGATATTCGTCATCTCAAACGGCGTCAACACCAAGTACTACGCCAACAACCGCAAGCAGTCTTTCAAGCAGACTTTCTTCTGGTCCGACAAGGAAAACCAACCCAAAAAAGAACTTCTCGACGACTTCACTCCAGCCTTCCTCGAACCTTGCCACCTGGCCAAGATGGTATGCAAATACATCGTCCTCAACCAGACCGACAAGATTCTCATGGTGCTCCGCCCCTATCAATATTACGCGGTGGAGGCCATCGTCGACAAAGTCAAGAACAGTAATAAAAACGGATATATCTGGCACACCACCGGTTCGGGCAAGACCCTCACCTCCTTCAAGGCTAGCCAGATAATCCGCGACATGCCCGAGGTCGACAAAGTGGTCTTCGTCGTCGACCGTCGCGACCTCGACTACCAGACCATCAGGGAGTTCGACGCCTTCTCCCCCGGTTGCGTAGAGGCCAATGAGCGCACAAGGGATCTCGTCGACAAATTCGGCGACGACACCAAACTCATCGTCACCACCCTGCAAAAGCTCAACAACGCCGTCACCCGCCGATACAAAAACCGCATGGAGGCCAGGGCCTCCCAATCTGTCGTCTTCATCTTCGACGAATGCCACCGCTCCCAGTTCGGCGACACCCACAAGACCATCTGCGAATTCTTCCCCAAACACCAGATGTTCGGTTTTACCGGTACGCCCATTTTCGCGGAAAATGCCGCCAAAAACAGGCTCGGCAAGCGTACAACCAAAGACCTCTTCGGCGAAGCCCTGCACAAATACGTCATCACCGATGCTATCCGCGACGAAAATGTCCTCCGCTTCTCCGTCGAATATATCGGACGATACCGCAAAAAATCCAGCGCCACGCTTCTCGATATCGAAGTAGAGGATATCGACCGCAAGGAGCTGATGGACTCGCCCAAGCGCCTCGAAAAAATCGTAGACTACATCATCGCTAACCACCCCCGCAAAACATACGGCTCAAACGCCGTCGCAAGGCTCCAGCCTTGTGACTCTTCTGCCAGCAAGGCTCCAGCCTTGCCCCAAACAAAAAACCAAAAACCGAATTTCACGGGCATGTTTTGCGTCAGCAACGTCGAGACGCTCATCAAATACTACGAATTCTTCCAAGAGAAAAAGAACCAAGGCCTGCACAAGCTCACCATAGGGACCATTTTCAGCTATCAGCCCAACGAGGCCGACCAAGACGCCGACGGATATTTCGACAATGAGGAAGTAACGCCGCATTCCCGCGAAAAGCTCGACGAGTTCATAGGCCATTACAACAGCCGCTTCAACACCAAGTACAGCACCAAGGATCCGGAGACTTTCCAGAACTATTACAAAGACCTCTCGAAGCGCGTAAAAAACAGGGAAATAGACATCCTGCTGGTCGTTAACATGTTCCTGACCGGATTCGACTCCAAACCACTCAACACGCTCTACGTCGACAAAAACCTCAAACACCACGGCCTCATCCAAGCCTATTCCCGGACAAACCGGATCTTGAACGAGAAAAAATCGCAGGGCAACATCGTCGTATTCCGAAACCTCAAGGAAGCCACCGACAAGGCCATTACCCTCTTCAGCAACAAGGACGCCGTTGAAGAGATCCTCATGGAGCCCTTCGAAAACTATCTGGACTATTTCGAAGAGGCCTACCGCAAGCTCCTGTCTATCGCACCCACCGTAGACGCCGTGGACCGGCTCCCTTCCGAAAAGGAGGAACTGGATTTCATCCAGGCTTTCCGCAAGCTCATGAGGCTCAAAAACACCATGCGGACCTTTGCCGAATTCGAATGGGAACAACTCGCCATGGACGAACAGACCTTCGAAGACTATAAGAGCAAGTACCTGGACCTCTACGACAAGGCCCGTCAGCCCAAAGAGAAAGTGTCCGTCCTTGATGACGTCGACTTCGAGCTCGAACTCATCCACCGAGATCAGATCAACGTGGCTTACATACTCCGCCTCCTGGCTGAACTCAAGAACGAGCCCCAAGGCGAATCCGAAGAAAAGAAAAAAGCAATCCTCGACCTCATTGGAGGCGAAGCCACCCTCCGAAGCAAACGCGAGCTCATCGAGAAATTCATCGAAGAGAACCTCCCCCAAATCCGCGACACCGACACCATCCCCGACGAGTTCGACGTCTTCTGGGAAAAAGAGACCCAGGAAGCCCTCACCCGCATGATCGACGGAGAAGGCCTGTCACGCCCCAAAACCGTCCAGAAAATCAAAGAATACCTCCATACCCCAAAAACCATCCAGCAACACGAAGCCCTCGACATGCTACAGAAACAACCCTCCATCCTCCTCCGCAAAAAAATAGGCCAACAAATCATCAACGCCTTCAACACCTTCTTCGAAACCTTCATCCACAACACCCCCTAA
- a CDS encoding pentapeptide repeat-containing protein: MSQSRTQISQEEFIQELKGAKSEQREAKFSSRIFDFVFPLGSVFSEEHVQNKRLEKRIEIPISFENCEFKKEWDVSRVKFEEEVNITHSVFCKTANFSKTTFEKKADFNNSEFQGDTSFHEIKVKKEASFESVKFGIEEEKEQTKLIFGDSIIQTTVLQNTSFKKAEFYSMSNFEGVCFIGNTSFENSEFYNQVIFDQSMFSKDKENSQNYLKFDNATFFKNVSLKGLSCHLVAFFTNTDIHEKFDLSPLIRESDNPEREDDYEKVTEFHQNIIFKPKEVKKPKSLLIKEVSFHEKLDLDLPVPTIKLISCNFGSLSGIAKSIIRTPQSFEECFFDKDIEVKNVDITEGILFEDWIFKKTVKFPDLKYEKGISFSNCEFNENVTVDPKTEKTEFLGKFEILNSEIGGNLALQGSTFHQPADFSNSKFKQNVTFYQEKDKEHGISECIVTFNKKVDFENTTFEGKAIFWKTEFNETNFENTKFQKLADFWKAIFHSKMEFNKTDFKEKIVFSFTEFKQDVSFLYSKIEDRLIMEETKFGAGLDFSRALIQGDISFFNFEPKFTSKSKIGPRYQRETYRIIKNELITQNNKIDATKFHKLEMEAYSKELKLKPPMDFQKYGRDAIERVQHLLIRFKRKYTIVAIALFNVSILLFASFIYAPSYVVFLVPLGAIYLTLLIWSLFYRKYSITNMAEITFGYFVFKLKNFRYKFGDQSINSLNRLSNLHGLSWVRALVFTVSIIIGLFSGLLYFGLEINAKSEHPWSYKPATSWSNFSYEATKNSISDAMRPLAQFAIPTHRAKFLKDDIDAIIYEGQTLPTDADRDKNYNHWFYIIDFLSRIFIGYGIYQFIAAFRKFNKG; encoded by the coding sequence ATGTCACAGTCAAGGACCCAAATATCACAGGAAGAATTTATACAAGAATTAAAAGGTGCAAAATCAGAGCAACGGGAGGCTAAGTTTTCAAGCAGAATATTTGATTTTGTATTTCCACTTGGATCAGTTTTTAGTGAAGAGCATGTTCAAAACAAACGATTAGAAAAAAGAATAGAAATACCGATTTCATTCGAAAACTGCGAGTTTAAGAAAGAGTGGGATGTATCAAGAGTGAAGTTCGAAGAGGAAGTAAATATTACACACTCTGTATTTTGTAAGACAGCTAACTTCTCCAAGACAACATTCGAGAAGAAAGCTGATTTTAACAATTCCGAGTTTCAAGGCGACACTTCCTTTCACGAAATCAAGGTTAAAAAAGAAGCTTCATTTGAGTCCGTAAAATTTGGGATAGAAGAAGAGAAAGAGCAAACCAAACTAATATTTGGAGATTCGATCATCCAAACAACCGTGTTACAAAACACTTCTTTTAAGAAGGCTGAATTTTATTCAATGTCAAATTTTGAAGGAGTCTGTTTTATAGGTAACACTAGCTTCGAAAACAGTGAATTCTATAATCAGGTAATATTTGATCAAAGTATGTTCTCAAAAGATAAGGAGAACAGTCAAAACTATTTGAAATTCGATAATGCTACATTTTTCAAGAATGTGAGTCTCAAAGGGCTTTCGTGCCATTTAGTGGCTTTTTTCACCAATACTGATATCCATGAAAAATTTGACTTATCTCCATTGATAAGAGAAAGTGATAATCCTGAACGTGAAGATGATTATGAAAAAGTTACAGAGTTTCATCAGAATATAATATTCAAACCGAAAGAAGTAAAGAAGCCTAAAAGCCTCTTAATAAAAGAAGTCTCATTTCATGAAAAATTGGATCTGGATTTACCTGTCCCCACCATTAAACTGATTTCTTGCAACTTTGGTAGTCTGAGTGGTATAGCAAAAAGCATCATTCGGACCCCCCAATCATTTGAGGAATGTTTTTTCGATAAAGACATCGAAGTTAAAAACGTAGATATCACTGAGGGCATCCTTTTTGAAGATTGGATTTTTAAAAAGACAGTTAAGTTTCCTGATCTAAAATACGAGAAAGGAATATCGTTCTCCAACTGTGAATTCAATGAAAATGTCACGGTAGATCCTAAAACCGAAAAAACGGAGTTTCTGGGGAAATTCGAAATACTAAATTCCGAAATCGGTGGAAACTTGGCGCTCCAAGGTTCCACCTTCCACCAACCCGCCGACTTCTCCAACAGTAAATTCAAACAGAATGTAACCTTCTATCAAGAAAAAGATAAAGAACACGGTATTTCCGAATGCATAGTAACCTTTAATAAGAAGGTTGATTTCGAAAATACAACCTTCGAAGGAAAAGCCATTTTCTGGAAAACCGAATTCAATGAGACCAATTTCGAAAATACCAAATTTCAGAAATTAGCAGACTTCTGGAAAGCTATTTTCCATTCAAAAATGGAATTCAATAAGACTGATTTCAAAGAAAAAATTGTCTTTTCCTTCACCGAATTCAAGCAAGATGTTTCTTTTCTATACTCCAAGATTGAAGACCGTTTAATCATGGAGGAAACAAAGTTCGGTGCCGGATTAGACTTCTCTAGAGCTTTAATACAGGGGGATATTTCCTTTTTCAATTTTGAACCAAAATTTACTTCGAAATCAAAAATAGGGCCTCGGTATCAACGTGAAACCTATCGAATTATTAAAAATGAACTGATTACCCAGAATAATAAAATCGACGCCACCAAATTCCATAAACTGGAAATGGAGGCATATTCAAAAGAGTTGAAGCTTAAGCCCCCGATGGATTTTCAGAAGTATGGTAGAGATGCAATAGAGCGGGTTCAACACTTATTAATACGGTTTAAACGTAAGTATACAATTGTTGCCATAGCATTATTTAATGTATCTATATTATTGTTCGCTTCATTTATTTACGCTCCATCATACGTTGTATTTTTAGTCCCTCTTGGTGCTATATATCTTACGCTATTGATTTGGAGTTTATTTTATAGAAAATATTCAATAACGAACATGGCAGAAATAACCTTCGGTTATTTTGTATTTAAGCTTAAGAACTTTCGATACAAATTTGGTGATCAATCTATAAATTCGTTAAATCGACTTTCCAATTTACACGGCTTATCTTGGGTAAGGGCTTTAGTTTTTACTGTATCCATTATTATAGGTCTTTTTTCGGGTCTACTTTACTTTGGATTGGAAATAAATGCAAAGAGTGAGCACCCTTGGTCATATAAGCCAGCCACTTCTTGGTCAAATTTTTCCTACGAGGCCACAAAAAACAGCATTAGTGACGCCATGCGCCCACTAGCCCAGTTCGCAATCCCAACTCACAGAGCCAAATTCCTTAAAGACGATATCGACGCCATAATCTATGAAGGACAAACACTTCCCACAGACGCAGATCGAGACAAAAACTACAACCACTGGTTCTACATAATCGACTTCCTATCCAGAATCTTCATCGGATACGGCATCTACCAATTCATCGCGGCCTTCCGAAAATTCAACAAAGGATAG